One stretch of Clavelina lepadiformis chromosome 6, kaClaLepa1.1, whole genome shotgun sequence DNA includes these proteins:
- the LOC143462342 gene encoding prostatic acid phosphatase-like, with amino-acid sequence MAATIKVVYLFASVIVFIKSCAAENEPELVFANLIWRHGSRSALYSYPSDPYNNKPIWPQGPGQLTQVGMRQEYELGRFFRQRYGKLLSEEYKRSEIYIRSTDVDRTLMSAECNMAALYPPSGRQKWNGTNTTWQPIPVHTIPVETDYLLRFPLHDCPKYSELSSQIVHSPIYQKIEEKYAPFLKELANFTQWDGTMNIKAAWDVEDALVCEKAANLALPSWVTDDRLKKLNEIAGIDMGVLFGGTNPGYQVKIAKAGGAGLLVKAILDNIQRAIDFENTYKVVAYSAHDTTLSALLNALQAYNMRPPPFASAILFEVYKQASADKTSYFVKTFYRNSTVNPALPLSVLGCSFACPFEELKQRAVSVIPVDIDKECERTEVPPSTPGFLPQKYMTGLLYAATSLLLFTWIVVIYVGCISKKSDKKSKVKRYNYQPLASNDNV; translated from the coding sequence ATGGCTGCTACAATCAAAGTAGTTTATCTCTTTGCTTCTGTaattgttttcataaaatCTTGTGCTGCTGAAAATGAGCCCGAGCTTGTGTTTGCCAACTTAATTTGGAGACATGGCTCCAGATCGGCGCTTTATTCTTATCCAAGTGACCCGTACAATAACAAGCCAATCTGGCCCCAAGGACCTGGTCAATTAACACAAGTTGGAATGAGACAAGAATATGAATTGGGGCGCTTTTTCAGACAAAGATACGGTAAATTATTAAGTGAAGAATACAAGCGATCGGAAATCTATATCCGTAGTACGGATGTTGACAGAACATTGATGAGTGCAGAATGTAACATGGCTGCTTTGTATCCACCAAGTGGTCGCCAAAAATGGAATGGAACCAACACCACTTGGCAGCCCATCCCAGTGCACACAATACCGGTAGAAACCGATTACTTATTGAGATTTCCACTACATGACTGCCCAAAATACTCAGAATTGAGCTCGCAGATTGTACATTCAccaatttatcaaaaaatagaAGAAAAATATGCTCCATTTCTGAAAGAGCTTGCGAATTTCACTCAATGGGACGGTACTATGAACATTAAGGCAGCGTGGGACGTAGAAGATGCTCTGGTTTGCGAAAAAGCTGCCAACCTTGCTCTTCCATCATGGGTTACTGATGatcgtttgaaaaaattgaatgaaatAGCTGGTATTGATATGGGTGTATTGTTTGGTGGAACTAATCCTGGTTATCAAGTAAAAATTGCCAAAGCTGGTGGTGCTGGCCTTCTGGTGAAAGCCATTCTGGACAATATACAACGAGCtattgattttgaaaatacttACAAGGTTGTAGCTTATTCTGCTCATGACACCACACTCAGTGCATTACTGAACGCTCTCCAGGCATACAACATGCGGCCACCTCCATTCGCAAGTGCGATTTTATTTGAAGTTTACAAACAGGCATCAGCAGACAAAACATCTTACtttgtgaaaacattttatcgaAATTCAACGGTAAATCCCGCACTCCCCCTTAGTGTGCTTGGATGTAGCTTTGCTTGTCCATTTGAAGAGCTTAAACAAAGAGCTGTGTCTGTGATACCAGTCGACATTGACAAAGAATGTGAAAGAACAGAGGTGCCACCATCAACACCAGGTTTTTTACCTCAGAAATATATGACAGGTTTGCTGTATGCAGCCACAAGCTTGTTATTGTTCACCTGGATTGTTGTGATAT